One part of the Candidatus Diapherotrites archaeon genome encodes these proteins:
- a CDS encoding NAD(P)/FAD-dependent oxidoreductase, giving the protein MESVIVVGGGCAGLRVARRLAENDIPVTVLEDHPQIGVPEHCSGLISARNTKELGFDLSDSRTNHIYGAKLYSPNNTQLRIESKEPVAHVMDRSKFDQTLYKEALDAGATVELNTSVMSVRGNSVFTQNKGRGGVRKASIIVAADGVNSRLRKSAGIESKATDFIHSYQAKVAGSFDPRMVELYFGTDIAPHFFAWVIPENEESAKVGLGCRMGMNPATVFKHFIREKQLSVHVKSENSFLIPCARPIRKLYADPLVLLGDAAFQTKATTGGGIIMNTKAADILGKVIQENIAHDTPLTEYEKRMAPIFRELELHHRIHQYQASLTDTYLDKLFLKLKDAGMEEFLSREGDMDEPSRFISKLLRTPRMITLLPEALGFALAK; this is encoded by the coding sequence ATGGAGTCCGTCATCGTGGTGGGAGGGGGGTGCGCGGGATTGCGCGTGGCTCGACGGCTTGCTGAAAATGATATTCCCGTGACGGTTTTGGAAGACCACCCCCAAATAGGGGTACCGGAACACTGCTCGGGACTCATCAGCGCGCGCAATACGAAGGAACTGGGGTTTGATCTTTCGGACAGCCGGACTAATCATATATATGGTGCCAAATTGTATTCCCCTAATAATACTCAACTTCGCATCGAATCTAAGGAACCCGTAGCGCACGTGATGGATCGGTCAAAATTTGACCAAACCCTGTACAAGGAAGCCCTCGACGCGGGCGCCACCGTGGAATTGAACACGAGTGTGATGAGCGTGCGGGGGAATAGTGTATTTACCCAGAATAAAGGACGCGGAGGGGTGCGGAAAGCAAGCATCATCGTGGCCGCGGATGGAGTGAACTCCCGCCTCCGAAAGAGCGCGGGCATCGAGTCGAAAGCTACGGATTTCATCCATTCCTACCAAGCGAAAGTGGCGGGAAGCTTCGACCCCCGGATGGTGGAACTCTATTTCGGCACTGATATTGCTCCGCATTTTTTCGCGTGGGTCATTCCGGAGAATGAGGAGAGCGCCAAAGTAGGATTAGGATGTAGAATGGGGATGAATCCCGCCACTGTATTCAAGCATTTCATCCGGGAAAAACAATTGAGTGTGCACGTGAAGAGCGAGAACTCCTTTCTCATTCCCTGCGCGCGGCCCATCCGAAAACTTTACGCGGACCCATTGGTATTACTGGGGGACGCCGCCTTCCAGACCAAAGCCACCACGGGCGGGGGCATTATCATGAACACCAAGGCCGCGGACATTTTAGGAAAGGTCATCCAGGAGAATATCGCGCACGATACCCCACTCACCGAATACGAAAAACGAATGGCCCCCATCTTTCGCGAACTCGAGCTGCATCACCGCATTCACCAATATCAAGCATCCCTCACTGATACCTATTTGGACAAGCTCTTCCTCAAGCTCAAGGACGCGGGCATGGAAGAATTCCTCTCCCGGGAAGGCGACATGGACGAGCCCTCAAGATTCATAAGCAAACTCCTCCGCACCCCCCGGATGATCACGTTGCTGCCAGAAGCCCTCGGGTTCGCCTTGGCGAAATGA
- a CDS encoding lysylphosphatidylglycerol synthase transmembrane domain-containing protein produces the protein MKWSWLSFLVTLAILYLAATRLDWVSLWDALFLIDLSLVAMGMLFWVFLMICKGLKWKTLVGALGGKIGMWDSMKVLWIGLFVSVITPGRLGDFVRAAYVKKDLSTGGGIMAVVVDRMMDVLTLLLFATLGLLFLSQEKGINLLSPPLILGFIIGAFVGAYLMLNRRFARRIFPLFMRILPPTYAQMLQKYGRQFFDSLPALKKNTNAIFLTLLASTGAWIGSIFFGWFLLQSFGFAVPLEVALLVVPIMSLVEIIPIGVAGLGTRELAVVIVLGAYGIPPEPAVLFSLLYFTLGYIPSFLIGAWAFNTHPIPIEGGLKGLIAKYRSPRG, from the coding sequence ATGAAATGGTCCTGGCTCTCCTTCCTGGTCACGCTGGCTATCTTATACCTGGCCGCGACTCGGTTGGATTGGGTCTCGTTGTGGGATGCCCTCTTCCTGATCGACCTGTCATTAGTAGCCATGGGCATGCTATTCTGGGTTTTCCTCATGATCTGCAAGGGACTAAAATGGAAAACCCTCGTGGGGGCCTTGGGAGGAAAAATAGGGATGTGGGATTCCATGAAAGTGTTGTGGATTGGATTATTCGTGAGTGTCATTACCCCCGGTCGTTTAGGTGATTTCGTGCGCGCCGCGTATGTGAAGAAAGACTTGTCCACGGGCGGGGGAATTATGGCGGTGGTGGTCGACCGCATGATGGATGTGCTGACCCTCCTCCTGTTCGCCACGCTCGGACTCCTATTCCTTTCACAGGAGAAAGGGATCAATCTCCTGTCCCCCCCGCTCATTTTAGGATTCATCATTGGGGCGTTCGTGGGGGCCTATTTGATGCTCAATCGTCGGTTCGCCCGACGCATATTCCCCCTTTTCATGCGCATCCTCCCCCCCACTTATGCCCAGATGCTCCAAAAATATGGCCGGCAATTCTTTGACAGCCTCCCCGCTCTCAAAAAGAACACGAATGCCATTTTCCTGACCCTGCTCGCCAGTACCGGCGCGTGGATTGGATCTATCTTCTTCGGGTGGTTTCTGCTGCAATCCTTCGGATTCGCTGTTCCCCTTGAAGTGGCTTTGTTGGTCGTCCCCATCATGTCCCTCGTTGAAATCATCCCCATCGGGGTCGCGGGATTAGGAACACGTGAGTTGGCCGTGGTCATCGTATTGGGGGCGTATGGCATTCCTCCCGAGCCTGCTGTATTATTTTCCCTCCTCTATTTCACGTTGGGATATATCCCCAGCTTCCTCATTGGGGCCTGGGCCTTCAATACGCACCCTATTCCCATCGAAGGGGGCTTGAAAGGCCTCATCGCCAAATACCGTTCTCCCCGCGGGTGA
- a CDS encoding NAD(P)-dependent oxidoreductase has product MPRVFLTGATGEIGQTILPILGQHHDVVALHRGTIPLTHSDVTWVEGNLTSLLSFRKNLEGVDVLIHLGALTKSTNEKALHRVNVQGTLELLKAAREAGCSKTIVASTAAVTHTYLTPYARSKLEMETQVLKAGYETLFIRPTLVYGKKTRFIRLLRRIAETPFPFVFLPDGGKGDVHPVHAEDIGHALLKLIKNFPRVPETYDLCPLTGATLRACVETSLRVHHQNKTIFSLPSAPLKGIGLFSRASRIPIPSFIHGGAAISSSYQVNPQKFQRDYGDIFREPLKAIEECLRHE; this is encoded by the coding sequence ATGCCACGAGTGTTCCTAACCGGCGCTACGGGAGAAATAGGACAAACCATCCTGCCCATTCTTGGGCAGCATCACGATGTCGTGGCGCTTCACCGCGGAACCATTCCACTTACTCATTCCGATGTCACTTGGGTAGAGGGGAATTTGACTTCCCTATTGTCTTTCAGGAAAAACCTGGAGGGGGTTGATGTCCTTATTCATTTGGGTGCCCTGACTAAATCAACGAATGAAAAAGCATTGCATCGGGTGAACGTGCAAGGTACTCTTGAATTGTTAAAAGCAGCTCGGGAAGCCGGATGCTCCAAAACGATTGTCGCCAGCACCGCGGCTGTAACTCATACTTATTTGACCCCGTATGCGCGGTCCAAGCTGGAGATGGAAACCCAGGTACTTAAAGCGGGGTACGAAACGCTTTTCATCCGACCCACGTTGGTTTATGGAAAAAAAACCCGATTTATTCGATTGCTCCGGCGGATAGCCGAAACTCCATTTCCATTTGTTTTTCTTCCCGATGGGGGGAAAGGGGATGTGCATCCGGTGCACGCCGAGGACATCGGGCATGCGTTGCTGAAGCTGATCAAAAATTTCCCCCGAGTCCCCGAAACCTATGATTTGTGTCCTCTGACCGGAGCCACCTTGCGGGCGTGCGTCGAAACCTCCCTTCGCGTGCATCACCAAAACAAAACGATTTTTTCTCTTCCATCGGCCCCCCTAAAAGGAATTGGGCTTTTCTCCCGCGCCAGCCGCATTCCCATCCCCTCCTTCATTCATGGCGGCGCAGCCATTAGTTCTTCGTATCAAGTTAACCCCCAAAAATTCCAGCGGGACTATGGGGATATTTTCCGGGAACCTCTAAAAGCGATTGAGGAGTGCTTGAGGCATGAATGA
- a CDS encoding zinc metalloprotease HtpX, producing MALEWARTVFFLGLLTGLLIVIGNILGGTEGMIVAFIFAAVMNFVSYFFSDKIVLAMYRAKPVETTTTQGARIERLVTRAAGKMNIPMPRLYMVESKSPNAFATGRGPKHAAVAFTGGILDLLDDEELEGVIAHELSHVKNRDVLISSIAATIAGAIGMLAFMLQFAAFGSRNGEGRNPIGLLLMAIVVPIIATLIQLAVSRSREYHADETAAHTLSNGKGLARALGKLERGIHHHPMRSANQGTAHLFIANPFSGKALLGLLATHPPMDDRIARLEKMTFDKR from the coding sequence ATGGCACTCGAGTGGGCGCGGACGGTATTCTTCTTGGGCCTCCTAACGGGCTTGCTCATTGTCATTGGAAATATCCTCGGTGGCACGGAGGGTATGATCGTCGCTTTCATCTTCGCCGCGGTCATGAATTTCGTTTCATACTTCTTCTCTGATAAGATCGTCCTGGCCATGTACCGCGCCAAGCCCGTGGAAACTACTACAACTCAGGGGGCGCGCATCGAACGATTGGTCACACGCGCGGCCGGGAAGATGAATATTCCCATGCCCCGGTTATATATGGTTGAATCCAAATCCCCTAATGCGTTCGCCACCGGAAGAGGGCCCAAGCATGCAGCCGTGGCGTTTACGGGGGGGATTTTAGATCTGTTGGATGATGAGGAATTGGAAGGGGTCATCGCCCATGAATTGTCGCATGTCAAAAACAGGGATGTGCTCATCTCTTCCATCGCCGCGACCATTGCGGGAGCCATAGGAATGCTGGCATTCATGCTCCAATTCGCCGCATTCGGGAGTAGGAATGGGGAAGGGAGAAATCCCATTGGACTATTATTGATGGCCATCGTGGTGCCCATCATCGCCACGCTCATCCAGCTCGCCGTATCGCGTTCGCGTGAATATCATGCGGATGAAACCGCCGCACACACATTGTCAAATGGCAAAGGTCTCGCGCGGGCTTTAGGCAAGCTCGAGCGGGGCATTCACCACCACCCCATGCGTTCTGCCAACCAGGGCACGGCCCACCTCTTCATCGCCAATCCTTTTTCAGGAAAGGCCTTGCTAGGCCTTCTCGCCACCCACCCCCCGATGGATGATCGCATCGCCCGGTTGGAAAAGATGACGTTCGACAAAAGATGA
- a CDS encoding CARDB domain-containing protein: MAFLPKILYLLLGIGLLFGTPAAGEPFGWEDEKVILGSDQNWVFQSVIVKTDSQDNVNILWRDRIENALYYKKTDSQGNPIGTVLRVSGNTLGNNTTEFDLRVDQSDAVHVIWLSGVISPYQLQYRKISPDGQMATPIIPITNDSNGFSSFGMALDGNDDIHLIMIDKMPYPQSSVKFQKIDDEGNILIPTTSLNIPRGNHNRPSLDVDENGFVSAAWGENRTWPDNRIVMVRLDNVGNLLMNQIINPPIYRLEIYDVKVFIDPQQNLALIWGNRNNCWYIGCTQWYYQKYDLDGNALTPFTQIGNSGSTYSAPKIKPDFHGDLHLIQYYVSGTTTRVYYNKAYSDGGTLFYLNSSKIIFQSTSGLIYGVNMDIDSKNQVEVVFSINHPSGGSELYQKKSIPLPVLFVHGIYADDDIWDPLETLLGRVGYQTYRVGRVLSQKGLVPNNGDIGSLKDQMAEALNIIHSNTGNRKVDVVGHSMGGLAARAYIASNGYRGDINRLFLLGTPNEGTNMARHPFGQKLNMKSGDDPKDTARYQMIPYSFFLNVLNRAYDSKGVPHIGIAGTRLYSLVTRWPLCKFLPSFCYPADSHIPNDNVVPVASVQAFTSQCYLADVVHGKYDPNYYSHAPTLTQILSLMRDGNTTLGNCPASLASHSQTPSLEIKEGSGVVDPNQTIDVFPIPFPRDVLTIATTSRAGGFYPILLLPQGGTISRWNYFNFPGVQYTSVFDQNVYYREFHITHPQNLDANGGIWMAQANLYSGATPADFNMIAYIGRPIGIQSGVDKTEYFPQETMVISTRIFDLNTNAPGLGATVITTLIQPDGVTHSIPLFDDGNHSDGGANDGLYAAPHDLGSLAGPYLLDINANGVWNGAPFYLEERISTSLIVAPDLKIGPNAIQFSNSYPLPGETITVRATIRNIGNADASNATIEFWDDDPIDGGQLIGTQIISIPAGQSVSVAHPFSGDGSYNFTVFPSPSNAFPDYDYSNEKASAQIQFCQRVRSVSTGNAGPGCVSVAP, from the coding sequence ATGGCCTTTCTCCCCAAAATCCTTTACCTGCTTCTCGGAATAGGTTTGCTTTTCGGCACCCCCGCGGCGGGAGAACCCTTCGGCTGGGAGGATGAAAAGGTTATTCTTGGTTCGGACCAGAATTGGGTCTTCCAATCTGTAATCGTGAAAACGGATTCCCAGGATAATGTGAACATCCTGTGGCGCGACCGGATCGAAAATGCGCTTTATTACAAGAAGACGGATTCGCAAGGCAATCCCATTGGCACGGTTCTGCGGGTATCGGGCAACACGCTCGGCAACAACACCACTGAATTCGATTTGAGAGTGGATCAATCGGATGCCGTCCATGTGATTTGGTTGAGCGGGGTGATTTCCCCCTACCAACTCCAATACCGGAAAATTTCCCCCGATGGCCAAATGGCGACCCCTATTATTCCCATCACGAACGACTCGAATGGGTTTTCTTCTTTTGGAATGGCGCTAGATGGAAACGATGACATCCATTTGATCATGATTGATAAGATGCCATATCCCCAATCCTCTGTAAAATTCCAAAAAATAGATGATGAGGGAAACATACTCATCCCTACTACCAGCCTGAATATCCCCCGAGGTAATCATAATCGCCCCTCCCTCGACGTAGATGAAAACGGCTTCGTGAGCGCCGCATGGGGCGAAAACAGGACGTGGCCGGATAACCGGATCGTGATGGTCCGATTGGATAATGTTGGAAACCTGCTGATGAATCAAATCATCAACCCTCCTATTTACCGTTTGGAAATTTATGATGTGAAAGTATTCATTGATCCCCAACAGAATCTGGCCCTCATCTGGGGTAACCGGAATAATTGTTGGTATATTGGATGCACGCAATGGTATTACCAAAAATACGACCTGGACGGGAACGCCCTGACTCCGTTCACCCAAATCGGAAATAGTGGATCCACATACAGCGCTCCGAAAATCAAACCGGATTTTCATGGGGATCTCCACCTTATTCAATATTACGTGAGCGGCACCACCACTCGCGTCTACTATAATAAAGCCTATTCTGATGGGGGGACCTTGTTCTATCTTAACAGTTCAAAAATTATATTCCAATCCACCTCGGGCTTGATTTATGGCGTCAATATGGATATCGATTCAAAAAATCAGGTGGAAGTTGTTTTCAGTATAAACCACCCGAGCGGGGGAAGCGAATTATACCAAAAAAAATCCATCCCCCTCCCGGTGCTATTCGTTCATGGCATCTATGCGGACGATGACATTTGGGACCCATTGGAAACCTTGCTTGGACGGGTGGGCTACCAAACCTACCGCGTGGGCCGTGTTTTGAGTCAGAAGGGATTGGTGCCCAACAACGGGGACATTGGATCGTTGAAGGATCAAATGGCGGAAGCCCTCAACATTATCCATTCGAATACGGGAAATAGGAAGGTGGACGTGGTGGGCCATTCCATGGGGGGATTGGCCGCGCGCGCATACATCGCCTCCAATGGGTATCGGGGGGATATTAATCGTCTATTCCTGCTCGGCACTCCCAATGAGGGAACGAACATGGCCCGCCACCCCTTCGGGCAGAAGCTGAATATGAAGAGCGGGGACGACCCGAAAGATACGGCCCGGTATCAAATGATTCCCTATTCCTTTTTCCTCAATGTTTTGAATCGGGCGTACGATTCCAAAGGGGTTCCGCACATCGGGATCGCGGGGACGCGGCTCTATTCCTTGGTGACCCGGTGGCCCTTATGCAAGTTTTTGCCCTCTTTCTGCTACCCCGCGGATTCCCATATTCCCAATGACAATGTCGTTCCGGTGGCCAGCGTGCAGGCGTTCACCTCGCAATGTTATCTTGCGGATGTTGTGCACGGGAAGTATGATCCCAATTACTATTCCCACGCCCCCACCCTCACGCAAATCCTTTCATTGATGCGGGACGGGAACACGACGCTGGGGAATTGCCCCGCATCCCTCGCTTCTCACTCTCAAACTCCATCATTGGAAATCAAGGAAGGAAGCGGGGTAGTGGATCCCAATCAAACCATCGATGTTTTTCCCATCCCCTTCCCCCGGGATGTTTTGACCATTGCCACTACCTCCCGCGCCGGTGGTTTCTACCCTATCCTCCTTCTTCCGCAGGGAGGGACCATTTCCCGCTGGAATTACTTTAATTTTCCAGGGGTGCAATATACTTCCGTTTTCGACCAGAATGTCTATTATAGGGAGTTCCATATCACGCATCCCCAAAATTTGGATGCCAACGGGGGCATCTGGATGGCGCAGGCCAATCTGTACAGCGGTGCTACTCCAGCGGATTTCAACATGATCGCCTACATCGGTCGACCCATCGGAATCCAATCCGGCGTGGACAAAACGGAATACTTCCCCCAGGAAACCATGGTCATCTCCACGCGGATATTTGATCTTAATACGAATGCCCCGGGGTTGGGCGCGACGGTTATAACCACTTTAATCCAACCCGACGGGGTCACCCACAGTATTCCTTTATTCGACGACGGCAACCATTCCGACGGGGGAGCGAATGACGGGCTCTATGCCGCACCGCATGATTTAGGAAGCCTCGCCGGCCCCTATCTCCTTGATATCAATGCGAACGGGGTTTGGAATGGGGCCCCCTTTTATCTGGAAGAGCGTATTTCCACCTCCCTCATCGTGGCCCCGGACCTGAAAATAGGTCCGAATGCAATTCAGTTTTCCAATTCCTATCCCTTGCCAGGCGAAACCATTACGGTGAGGGCGACCATACGAAACATCGGCAATGCGGATGCGTCCAATGCCACTATTGAATTCTGGGATGATGACCCTATTGATGGAGGGCAGCTCATTGGGACGCAGATCATTTCCATTCCGGCCGGGCAGTCGGTGTCCGTTGCTCATCCTTTCAGCGGGGATGGCTCGTATAATTTCACCGTATTCCCCAGCCCCTCCAATGCCTTCCCGGACTACGATTACTCGAATGAGAAGGCCAGTGCCCAAATCCAATTCTGCCAACGTGTGCGATCCGTTTCTACGGGAAATGCGGGCCCAGGTTGTGTGTCTGTCGCTCCGTGA
- a CDS encoding glycosyltransferase: MPTPRRRVDILIAVYPGNTEDITRNFPLIQKACRETLPFVRWRITLAYNGHPSSLEEIKRLAQNEKHVRVTYVKKPGKGMALLNTLIRTDADIAAYMDADLATSLKDLPTLIREIEKGADLVGGSRYHPQSKITRDLIRRIVSWCYTRILLRVFLGARFTDPQCGFKAMRMKSMIPILRQVEDSWFFFETEFTYRAQQKGLRIVEIPVEWEERANSSVKLVPTILNFTRNLLRLRGDSVNSLKKPNSLNKPVWMEPVKVVVDAPYAR, encoded by the coding sequence ATGCCCACTCCCCGACGCAGAGTCGATATCCTCATAGCCGTCTATCCTGGGAATACGGAGGATATCACGCGCAACTTCCCCCTAATCCAAAAAGCCTGCCGTGAAACCCTCCCCTTTGTCAGATGGCGAATAACATTGGCCTATAATGGCCATCCTTCCTCCCTGGAGGAGATAAAACGGCTCGCCCAAAATGAGAAGCATGTCCGGGTGACTTACGTCAAAAAACCCGGGAAAGGAATGGCCTTGCTCAACACCTTGATTCGTACCGACGCCGATATCGCGGCTTACATGGATGCGGATCTCGCCACTTCCCTAAAAGACCTTCCCACCCTTATTCGTGAAATCGAAAAGGGGGCGGATTTGGTGGGCGGCTCGCGATACCATCCCCAATCTAAAATTACACGGGATCTCATCCGACGAATCGTGTCCTGGTGTTACACCCGCATTCTCTTGCGTGTATTCCTAGGAGCCCGCTTCACCGATCCCCAATGCGGGTTCAAGGCAATGAGGATGAAATCAATGATTCCCATCCTCCGCCAGGTGGAGGATTCCTGGTTCTTCTTCGAAACAGAATTTACCTACCGCGCGCAACAAAAAGGGTTGCGCATAGTCGAAATCCCGGTTGAATGGGAGGAGCGTGCTAACAGCTCGGTAAAATTGGTTCCGACGATTCTCAATTTCACCCGAAACCTTTTGCGCTTGCGGGGGGATTCTGTCAATTCATTGAAAAAACCAAATTCGTTGAATAAACCAGTATGGATGGAACCGGTAAAAGTAGTCGTGGACGCCCCTTATGCTCGTTGA
- a CDS encoding Ig-like domain-containing protein, translating into MKRGIVFLAIILSLGVGAHALTTVEMGAIPAYVNPGNGGIDISFTVMNVDLNSTDQLKLVMWAGNDGTLANATALSTRLLANDLCGNPSDYITPRPCTYTWDAIPNGLNDGNVTFFIEAFFQGASDGVDFGETVLDTISPILPTPTLIPDPSAGGWMNSPIQLTATCTDTSSCTLHYAIELGAYISFPGTIALENVDGLLLVKAMDAAGNETEWVGPAVQVDTLKPTLTLTSSPSIPTHGYTTQTQFTFTIDVDDVLSGIDDLSFVLTLDGTATNSTLQGNQAIFTPSSPLGEGSHSLVALVKDLAGNEETKTFPFTIDTTTPTLTLSVAEFTNDPTPSFTLSASDAGGIDKLYMRCGTSGNFTEMTHNVNIDSFSILSNGCSSGEGSRTIETYVSDRAGNVSPTQTKNVYYDVTPPGKVNDLELDSVDDEAIDLEWDSGSDSGSGIKEYEVYRSTSSSIPDSSSRTTSGTSTSITGLDECTTYYFWVKAIDKAGNKGNASDRLEAKTSGCASSSNNNNTNNDSSNNSGGSLPACAVTFDVETPWYAGDSIVVEVESSQSYTGGELSSFATGKLTQNHGKTNLSQRAWGATIPIPLEIGNTFTLKFTADQCSAAVKTGIILDPAARTAAPVSEPAPPVESVSHEEVLMSIDSGMLPLILQEAGFNPEDQDTLAETTQLMDEWNVSKFIQIIPSPTETGKYVLKIIYRLESNGHSTIRLIENVPKAMANFTSELTSEHGFTTLKDDPIIQFEALDLREGEAVEFSYQTIASFTQEEAEFLAAQLSARTSPPILQGELNDDQPSLFSGLVSAASGMAMPIIGILVIAGIILMGRRMIPTDTRGMDNPILWSSARSDRMHGKPIVPSRFEPTPFRTVKWKR; encoded by the coding sequence ATGAAACGGGGAATCGTCTTTTTAGCTATCATCCTATCATTGGGGGTTGGGGCCCATGCCCTGACAACGGTTGAGATGGGGGCTATTCCTGCGTATGTCAACCCCGGGAATGGGGGAATAGACATTTCGTTCACCGTGATGAATGTGGATCTGAATTCTACTGATCAACTTAAACTCGTGATGTGGGCGGGGAATGATGGTACGTTGGCGAATGCCACCGCCCTATCCACGCGTCTCCTCGCGAATGATTTATGCGGAAACCCTTCCGATTATATCACGCCGCGCCCCTGCACGTATACCTGGGATGCCATCCCGAATGGGTTGAATGATGGGAATGTCACTTTTTTCATTGAAGCCTTTTTCCAAGGGGCCTCGGATGGCGTGGATTTTGGGGAAACCGTATTGGACACGATTTCCCCGATCCTGCCCACCCCCACCCTTATTCCCGATCCATCCGCGGGAGGATGGATGAATAGTCCCATCCAACTCACTGCGACCTGCACGGATACCTCCTCTTGCACGTTGCATTACGCCATCGAATTAGGGGCCTACATTTCATTCCCTGGGACCATTGCTCTCGAGAATGTGGACGGTCTCCTCCTGGTGAAAGCCATGGATGCAGCCGGGAATGAAACCGAATGGGTGGGACCAGCTGTCCAAGTGGACACATTGAAACCTACCCTCACCCTCACGAGCAGTCCATCCATTCCCACGCATGGGTATACGACACAAACCCAATTCACGTTTACCATTGATGTGGACGACGTATTAAGTGGCATCGATGACCTATCTTTTGTCCTTACCCTCGATGGGACGGCCACCAATTCTACTTTGCAAGGCAACCAAGCGATATTCACCCCCTCCTCCCCGTTAGGGGAAGGGAGCCATTCGCTCGTGGCATTAGTAAAAGATTTGGCGGGGAATGAGGAGACGAAAACGTTTCCTTTTACCATTGATACTACGACTCCCACCCTCACTCTTTCGGTGGCTGAATTTACTAATGACCCCACTCCTTCATTCACATTATCCGCCAGCGACGCAGGGGGAATCGATAAGCTGTATATGCGCTGCGGTACCAGCGGGAATTTTACCGAAATGACTCACAATGTGAACATCGATTCATTCAGTATTCTTTCTAATGGGTGCAGTTCGGGAGAGGGGTCCCGAACCATTGAGACCTATGTATCGGATCGCGCCGGGAACGTATCGCCTACTCAAACCAAGAATGTGTACTACGATGTGACCCCTCCCGGAAAAGTGAATGATCTTGAGTTGGATTCGGTGGATGATGAAGCCATCGATCTCGAATGGGACTCAGGATCGGACAGCGGATCCGGGATCAAGGAATACGAAGTCTATCGGAGCACCAGCTCATCCATTCCCGATAGTTCGTCCAGAACCACGAGTGGGACGAGTACTTCTATCACTGGCCTGGATGAATGCACCACGTATTATTTCTGGGTGAAAGCCATTGACAAGGCGGGAAACAAAGGAAATGCGAGCGACCGATTGGAAGCCAAAACCTCAGGATGCGCGAGCAGCAGCAACAATAACAATACCAACAATGATTCCTCCAATAACTCGGGTGGCTCCCTCCCCGCGTGTGCCGTCACTTTTGACGTTGAGACTCCCTGGTATGCGGGGGATTCGATTGTGGTCGAAGTGGAGTCATCCCAATCCTATACCGGAGGCGAACTATCTTCTTTCGCCACGGGAAAGCTGACTCAAAACCATGGGAAAACCAACCTGTCCCAACGGGCATGGGGGGCTACCATACCCATCCCACTGGAAATCGGAAATACATTCACCCTCAAGTTTACTGCAGACCAGTGCTCCGCGGCCGTGAAAACGGGAATTATTTTAGATCCGGCGGCTCGCACCGCCGCCCCGGTTTCAGAGCCTGCTCCGCCTGTGGAAAGTGTTTCCCATGAGGAAGTACTCATGTCCATTGATTCCGGGATGCTCCCCCTCATCCTCCAGGAAGCGGGATTCAACCCGGAGGATCAAGACACCCTCGCGGAAACCACCCAATTGATGGACGAATGGAATGTCAGTAAATTCATCCAAATCATTCCTTCTCCCACGGAAACAGGGAAATATGTTCTCAAGATCATCTATCGGCTCGAAAGCAATGGCCATTCGACTATTCGGTTGATAGAAAACGTGCCCAAAGCGATGGCCAACTTCACTTCGGAATTGACATCCGAGCATGGATTCACCACCCTCAAGGATGATCCCATCATCCAGTTTGAAGCCTTGGATTTAAGGGAAGGGGAAGCCGTGGAATTCTCGTATCAGACCATTGCCTCGTTCACTCAAGAAGAGGCGGAATTCCTGGCCGCCCAATTGAGCGCCCGGACAAGCCCGCCCATCCTGCAAGGAGAATTGAATGATGATCAGCCTTCATTATTTTCAGGATTAGTATCGGCCGCCTCCGGAATGGCGATGCCCATTATCGGAATACTCGTGATTGCCGGCATCATCCTGATGGGACGACGCATGATTCCCACGGATACGCGCGGAATGGACAACCCTATCCTCTGGAGCAGCGCGCGCTCGGATAGGATGCATGGTAAACCCATCGTGCCCAGCCGGTTTGAACCTACTCCCTTCCGCACGGTTAAATGGAAGCGGTGA